In Streptomyces dangxiongensis, one DNA window encodes the following:
- a CDS encoding alpha/beta hydrolase family protein, which translates to MLNERQLLTRRALLGTAVASAIASVPMATAASAQSRPAADSPVAADPTPTPVRLTLPAPTGPHPLGTVTAHLVDRSRVDPWQGSRQARELMIQLWYPARAARDHRPAPWMSPGAVTFFEREQGIPSGTLLLPTTHAHLAAPVDRGRCGRPVVLYSPGLRSDRSLGTVLIEELASHGYLVVAIDHTYDADQVEFPDGRVETFAITGDIDDALIAKALAVRTADTRFVLDQLTALNVGHNTDAGRRPLPPTLAGAFDLSRVGMLGHSLGGATAAAAIRADRRLRAGVNLDGSLLLPVTAGTDRPFLLFGSDPGPGPEDPSWDQFWTSQYGWKRELALTGSTHTSFTDLETLLPQAAPALGLTSSQVTQAIGPLDPHRAIQTQRDYTRAFFDLHLRHLDNHLLQHPSPRYPQIRFLR; encoded by the coding sequence ATGTTGAACGAGAGACAGCTCCTGACCCGCCGAGCACTGCTCGGTACCGCCGTGGCGTCAGCCATCGCTTCCGTCCCGATGGCCACCGCGGCGTCCGCCCAGTCGCGACCCGCCGCGGACTCGCCGGTCGCCGCCGACCCCACGCCGACTCCGGTGCGGCTTACCCTGCCCGCACCAACCGGTCCGCATCCCCTGGGCACGGTCACCGCGCACCTCGTCGACCGGTCGCGCGTCGATCCCTGGCAGGGTTCCCGCCAGGCTCGGGAACTCATGATCCAGCTCTGGTACCCGGCACGCGCCGCCCGTGACCACCGGCCCGCGCCTTGGATGTCACCCGGCGCCGTCACCTTCTTCGAGCGGGAACAGGGCATCCCGTCCGGCACGCTGCTGCTGCCGACCACGCACGCCCATCTGGCCGCACCGGTGGACCGCGGCCGGTGCGGGAGGCCGGTCGTCCTGTACTCACCGGGCCTGCGCAGCGACCGCAGCCTCGGCACAGTCCTGATCGAGGAACTAGCCAGCCACGGCTACCTGGTCGTCGCCATCGACCACACCTACGACGCCGACCAAGTCGAGTTTCCCGACGGCCGGGTGGAAACCTTCGCCATTACCGGTGACATCGACGATGCGCTGATCGCCAAGGCCCTCGCTGTCCGCACCGCGGACACCCGGTTCGTGCTGGACCAGCTCACCGCACTCAACGTCGGACACAACACCGACGCCGGACGTCGCCCCCTGCCACCCACCCTCGCCGGCGCGTTCGACCTGTCCCGCGTCGGCATGCTCGGCCACTCCCTCGGTGGTGCCACAGCCGCCGCAGCCATCCGCGCCGACCGGCGCCTGCGGGCCGGCGTCAACCTGGACGGCAGCCTCCTGCTACCCGTCACCGCCGGCACCGACCGGCCATTCCTTCTCTTCGGCAGCGACCCCGGCCCAGGCCCGGAGGATCCAAGCTGGGATCAGTTCTGGACCAGCCAGTACGGCTGGAAACGCGAACTGGCCCTCACCGGCTCCACACACACCTCGTTCACCGACCTGGAAACACTGCTACCCCAGGCCGCGCCCGCCCTCGGGCTGACGTCCAGCCAGGTGACGCAAGCAATCGGCCCCCTCGACCCGCACCGCGCCATCCAGACACAACGCGACTACACACGAGCATTCTTCGACCTTCATCTACGCCACCTCGACAACCACCTGCTCCAGCACCCCTCACCCCGCTACCCGCAAATCCGGTTCCTCCGATGA
- a CDS encoding helix-turn-helix transcriptional regulator, protein MDNQREASEFLTSRRARITPEQAGLPAGTRRRVPGLRRSEVAALADVSVEYYAKLERGNLAGVSPAVLEAVARALQLDDAERAHLLHLAQAADGSDALTRPRRRTTRQWKAHRSLQWTLDAVTAGPAFVRNGRMDLLAANQLARAFYADVYANPHNQENLARFQFLDPASRRFYPDWDQAADIAVAILRTEAGRNPHDRDLHDLVGELSTRSDAFRTRWGAHNVRHHGTGTKRYHHHAVGDLTLAYEGLEMAAEPGLTLTIYTAEPASPSDEGLRLLASWAAPHEADVSSPQGSS, encoded by the coding sequence GTGGACAACCAGCGAGAGGCCAGCGAGTTCCTCACCTCGCGGCGAGCCAGGATCACCCCCGAGCAGGCCGGGCTCCCCGCCGGCACCCGGCGCCGCGTTCCCGGCCTGCGCCGCAGCGAGGTCGCCGCCCTCGCCGACGTCAGCGTCGAGTACTACGCCAAGCTGGAGCGCGGCAACCTCGCCGGCGTCTCTCCGGCCGTCCTCGAAGCCGTCGCCCGCGCCCTCCAGCTCGACGACGCCGAACGTGCCCACCTCCTCCATCTGGCCCAGGCCGCCGACGGCTCCGACGCCCTCACCCGCCCCCGTCGCCGCACCACCCGGCAGTGGAAAGCCCACCGCAGCCTGCAGTGGACCCTCGACGCCGTCACCGCCGGGCCCGCCTTCGTCCGCAACGGCCGCATGGACCTCCTCGCCGCCAACCAGCTCGCACGCGCCTTCTACGCCGACGTCTACGCCAACCCCCACAACCAGGAAAACCTCGCCCGCTTCCAGTTCCTCGACCCCGCCTCCCGCCGCTTCTACCCCGACTGGGACCAGGCCGCCGACATCGCCGTCGCCATCCTGCGCACCGAAGCCGGCCGCAACCCCCACGACAGAGACCTCCACGACCTCGTCGGCGAGCTCTCCACCCGCAGCGACGCCTTCCGCACCCGCTGGGGCGCCCACAACGTCCGCCACCACGGCACCGGCACCAAGCGCTACCACCACCACGCGGTAGGGGACCTCACCCTCGCCTACGAGGGCCTGGAGATGGCCGCCGAACCCGGCCTCACCCTCACCATCTACACCGCCGAACCCGCCTCACCCTCCGACGAAGGCCTACGCCTACTCGCCTCCTGGGCTGCCCCCCACGAAGCCGACGTATCTTCCCCGCAAGGGTCCAGCTGA
- a CDS encoding zinc-dependent alcohol dehydrogenase family protein, with product MHGAMIYAPGDVRFESLDDPKILQPTDAIIRTAVTCVCGSDLWPYRGAEPVGAPHPMGHEYVGFVEEVGSAVTSVTPGQFVVGSFATSDNTCVNCQNGFQSGCLHREFMSTCQADYVRIPNAQGTLVATDEVPGEELWPGLLAVSDVMGTGWWAADAAEVKPGSTAVVVGDGAVGLCGVIAAREMGAERIIAMTRHESRQKLAREFGATDIVTERGDEGVERIKEMTGGIGADSVMECVGTSEAMRQALQSARPGGDVGFVGVPHEVAVDGEELFFSPVGLRGGPAPVRRYLPDLIDRVLSRRIDPGKVFDLTLPLEQVAEGYKAMDERRAVKTLLTP from the coding sequence ATGCACGGAGCAATGATCTACGCCCCCGGCGATGTCCGCTTCGAATCCCTCGACGACCCGAAGATCCTCCAGCCGACCGACGCGATCATCCGTACGGCCGTGACCTGTGTGTGCGGCTCAGACCTGTGGCCCTACCGCGGCGCGGAGCCGGTCGGCGCCCCGCATCCGATGGGCCACGAGTACGTCGGCTTCGTGGAGGAGGTCGGCAGCGCCGTCACCTCGGTCACGCCCGGCCAGTTCGTCGTCGGGTCCTTCGCCACCAGCGACAACACCTGCGTGAACTGCCAGAACGGCTTCCAGTCCGGCTGTCTGCACCGCGAGTTCATGTCCACCTGCCAGGCCGACTACGTCCGTATCCCCAACGCCCAGGGCACTCTGGTCGCCACCGACGAGGTGCCGGGCGAGGAGCTGTGGCCCGGGCTGCTGGCCGTCTCGGACGTGATGGGCACCGGCTGGTGGGCCGCCGACGCCGCCGAGGTGAAGCCCGGCTCGACCGCCGTGGTCGTCGGCGACGGCGCGGTCGGCCTGTGCGGGGTGATCGCGGCACGGGAGATGGGCGCGGAGCGGATCATCGCCATGACCCGCCACGAGTCCCGGCAGAAGCTCGCGCGGGAGTTCGGTGCCACCGACATCGTCACCGAACGCGGCGACGAGGGCGTCGAGAGGATCAAGGAGATGACCGGCGGGATCGGCGCCGACAGCGTAATGGAGTGCGTCGGCACTTCCGAGGCCATGCGGCAGGCCCTGCAGTCGGCCCGGCCCGGTGGCGACGTCGGCTTCGTCGGCGTCCCCCACGAGGTCGCCGTCGACGGCGAGGAGCTGTTCTTCTCCCCCGTCGGCCTGCGCGGCGGCCCCGCCCCCGTACGGCGCTACCTCCCCGACCTCATCGACCGCGTGCTCTCGCGCCGGATCGACCCCGGCAAGGTCTTCGACCTCACCCTGCCGCTGGAGCAGGTCGCCGAGGGCTACAAGGCCATGGACGAGCGCCGCGCCGTCAAGACCCTCCTCACCCCCTGA
- a CDS encoding cyclophilin-like fold protein, with the protein MDIRVTLDGRRPVDAALNDSPAARDFAALLPLTLDLEDFHDTERVADLPRKLDTSGAPEPTAAKVGDIAYYAPWGNLALFYQDGPAASADLLVLGHLDVSAAQLGQAKRITIEPTS; encoded by the coding sequence ATGGACATCCGGGTCACCCTCGACGGCCGCCGACCCGTCGACGCCGCCTTGAACGACAGCCCCGCCGCCCGCGACTTCGCCGCGCTGCTCCCGCTCACCTTGGACCTGGAGGACTTCCACGACACGGAGCGGGTGGCCGACCTGCCGCGCAAGCTGGACACCTCCGGCGCCCCCGAACCGACCGCGGCCAAGGTCGGCGACATCGCCTACTACGCCCCCTGGGGCAACCTGGCCCTCTTCTACCAGGACGGGCCCGCCGCCTCCGCCGACCTGCTCGTCCTCGGCCACCTCGACGTCAGCGCCGCCCAGCTCGGCCAGGCCAAGCGCATCACCATCGAACCCACCTCCTGA
- a CDS encoding MFS transporter — translation MPWAAPPSAAGPVTAVALVFLMALAGFTVNPVVTSVALRAAGDAPTLTSALTTSAYNTGIAAGSALAGQALNTSLGLTGPALVGALFATLTLLPLIALALSGTRRQARIVAQRTAPAPVDDDITAPGPSRH, via the coding sequence GTGCCCTGGGCGGCACCGCCATCGGCGGCCGGCCCCGTCACCGCCGTCGCCCTGGTCTTCCTCATGGCCCTGGCCGGGTTCACCGTCAACCCTGTCGTCACCTCCGTCGCCCTCCGTGCCGCCGGCGACGCCCCCACCCTCACCTCGGCGCTGACCACCTCCGCCTACAACACCGGCATCGCCGCCGGCTCCGCCCTCGCAGGCCAAGCCCTGAACACCTCCCTCGGCCTGACCGGACCGGCCCTGGTCGGCGCCCTCTTCGCCACCCTCACCCTCCTGCCGCTCATCGCCCTCGCCCTCAGCGGCACCCGACGACAAGCCCGGATCGTGGCCCAGCGCACCGCCCCGGCCCCCGTAGACGACGACATCACCGCACCGGGGCCTTCACGGCACTGA
- a CDS encoding SDR family oxidoreductase, with the protein MLRKPGRAFNNAGVEQPVQPASDTAKDDWDRILGVSLTGAFLCTGAQIRQMLQQDGGGGAIVNVSSGAGVKGFQGQAACAAAKHGIIGSPAPPLLITPRRAFASTPVCPGIIDTEMIRRFGDTRPGGREGLIADEPVGRLGKPEEIASAVLWLCSDGAAFTIGTALVVDGGQTT; encoded by the coding sequence ATGCTTCGGAAGCCTGGACGCGCCTTCAACAACGCCGGCGTCGAACAGCCCGTCCAGCCGGCCTCCGACACCGCCAAGGACGACTGGGACCGCATCCTCGGAGTCAGCCTCACCGGAGCGTTCCTGTGCACCGGCGCCCAGATCCGGCAGATGCTCCAGCAGGACGGCGGCGGCGGCGCCATCGTCAACGTCTCTTCCGGCGCCGGGGTCAAGGGTTTCCAGGGCCAGGCCGCCTGCGCCGCCGCCAAGCACGGGATCATCGGTTCACCCGCTCCACCGCTCTTGATCACGCCGCGCAGGGCATTCGCATCAACGCCTGTCTGCCCCGGGATCATCGACACCGAGATGATCCGCCGCTTCGGCGACACCCGCCCCGGCGGACGCGAAGGGCTCATCGCCGACGAACCCGTCGGCCGCCTCGGCAAGCCCGAGGAGATCGCCTCCGCCGTGCTCTGGCTGTGCTCCGACGGCGCCGCCTTCACCATCGGCACCGCCCTCGTCGTCGACGGCGGCCAGACCACCTGA
- a CDS encoding SDR family NAD(P)-dependent oxidoreductase — protein MNPTYDFTGQVAFVTGASSGMGLAAARAFAEAGAAVTLADIDETAVNQAAKELTDAGRRALALVCDVTDEDQVGVAVDRTVETFGRLDMAYNNAGIMPPPTDAADESAEQFDRVQGINLRGIWASMKHELRHMRDQGSGAIVNCSSLGGLVGNPGRAAYHASKHGVIGLTRSAALEYGPRGVRVNAVCPGTISTPMVDAMVEGGELDRDQAETGQAIHRLGTAEEIAQAVLWLCSPGASYVTGIALPVDGGYTAQ, from the coding sequence ATGAACCCCACCTACGACTTCACCGGCCAGGTCGCCTTCGTCACCGGCGCCTCCTCGGGCATGGGCCTGGCCGCCGCCCGCGCGTTCGCCGAAGCGGGCGCCGCCGTCACCCTCGCCGACATCGACGAGACGGCCGTGAACCAGGCGGCGAAGGAGCTCACCGACGCGGGCCGCCGGGCCCTCGCCCTGGTCTGTGACGTCACCGACGAGGACCAGGTCGGCGTCGCCGTCGACCGCACGGTGGAGACCTTCGGCCGCCTCGACATGGCCTACAACAACGCCGGCATCATGCCCCCGCCCACCGACGCCGCCGACGAGAGCGCCGAGCAGTTCGACCGCGTCCAGGGCATCAACCTGCGCGGCATCTGGGCGAGCATGAAACACGAACTGCGCCACATGCGCGACCAGGGCAGCGGCGCCATCGTCAACTGCTCCTCTCTCGGCGGCCTCGTCGGCAACCCCGGACGTGCCGCCTACCACGCCTCCAAGCACGGCGTAATCGGTCTGACCAGGAGCGCCGCCCTCGAATACGGCCCGCGCGGTGTGCGCGTCAACGCCGTCTGCCCCGGCACCATCAGCACCCCCATGGTCGACGCCATGGTCGAAGGCGGAGAACTCGACCGCGACCAGGCCGAAACGGGCCAGGCCATCCACCGGCTCGGCACCGCCGAGGAGATCGCCCAGGCCGTCCTGTGGCTATGCAGCCCCGGCGCCAGCTACGTCACCGGCATCGCCCTGCCCGTCGACGGCGGCTACACCGCCCAGTAG
- a CDS encoding helix-turn-helix domain-containing protein — protein MSTVPTPPGEYPRHELGAFLRSRRERLTPKDVGLPDASGRRTPGLRRAEVAELAGISISWYTWLEQGRVRTSEQVLRAVSRVLRLDAAETAHVLSFVEESRPPTDAPTWVSPNLLTLVQAMTPHPAVVLHPHWDLLAWNTGYAALLTDPARLHSKQRNLLWLVFRWPPARTLLPDWEHEARALLGQFRFRAARRPNDPRFAELIGELLSDGDAARWCERRETAAFQPSVRRFRHPAVGELRLRYVKLAAVDEPGHRFLAYLPDDRGSEDALRRLQAGG, from the coding sequence GTGAGCACCGTACCCACACCGCCGGGCGAGTACCCCCGCCATGAACTGGGGGCCTTTCTGCGGTCCCGCCGTGAACGGCTGACGCCGAAGGACGTGGGCCTGCCGGACGCCTCGGGCCGCCGGACACCGGGGCTGCGGCGGGCCGAGGTCGCCGAACTCGCCGGCATCAGCATCTCCTGGTACACGTGGCTGGAACAGGGCCGGGTGCGCACCTCGGAGCAGGTGCTGCGCGCGGTGTCGCGGGTGCTGCGACTGGACGCCGCGGAAACCGCGCACGTCCTGTCGTTCGTGGAGGAGAGCAGGCCGCCCACCGACGCCCCCACCTGGGTGTCACCCAACCTGCTCACTCTGGTGCAGGCCATGACACCACACCCCGCCGTGGTGCTCCACCCGCACTGGGACCTGCTGGCGTGGAACACCGGGTACGCCGCGCTACTGACCGATCCGGCACGGCTGCACTCCAAGCAGCGCAACCTCCTCTGGTTGGTGTTCCGCTGGCCGCCGGCCCGCACCCTGCTCCCCGACTGGGAACACGAAGCCCGCGCCCTGCTCGGCCAATTCCGATTCCGGGCGGCTCGCCGGCCGAACGATCCGCGGTTCGCCGAACTCATCGGCGAGCTGCTGTCCGACGGCGACGCGGCCCGCTGGTGCGAGCGCCGGGAAACAGCCGCATTCCAGCCCTCCGTCCGCCGTTTTCGGCACCCGGCCGTGGGCGAACTGCGCCTGCGGTACGTGAAGCTGGCCGCCGTCGACGAGCCCGGTCACCGCTTTCTGGCCTACCTGCCCGACGACCGGGGCTCCGAGGACGCCCTGCGCCGCCTGCAGGCAGGTGGATGA
- a CDS encoding MFS transporter, with the protein MLVLIGPRLGTPLPTVVLAASGYYLTYGLMQPVWGVASDRWGRVRVMRVSLTGAAVAALAPALAPDVPLLIGARALAGAFFAASIAASLTYVGDMVPAVIRQGPLSELMTASALGTAVATVVAGALAHYLTWRLVFALPGVLAAYLTVALRRLPEPERAPSGSLLAPFRVVLSSRWQWYVMAVAMLEGAVLLGFLTYLAPALEARGVPTTLAGVVAALYGVGSIAAAQVVERLVGQWSPAGLIVAGGVQMALAYLLAGYNQSTGALVVVALLLGGGWSFMHSTIQSWATALSPAARATGVTTFGVALYVGSAVASGLAASTAQAHDYRPLFWLAALLTVPLTMAAAVGRARWKQRADGSRPGRA; encoded by the coding sequence ATGCTGGTGCTTATCGGCCCCCGGCTCGGGACCCCGCTCCCCACCGTGGTGCTGGCCGCGAGCGGTTACTACCTCACCTACGGGCTGATGCAGCCGGTGTGGGGGGTGGCCAGCGACCGATGGGGCCGTGTGCGGGTGATGCGGGTGTCGCTCACCGGCGCGGCAGTGGCCGCCCTGGCCCCGGCCCTCGCCCCCGACGTTCCCCTACTGATCGGGGCGCGCGCCCTGGCCGGCGCGTTCTTCGCCGCCTCCATCGCTGCCTCCTTGACGTACGTGGGCGACATGGTGCCCGCCGTCATACGGCAGGGCCCCCTCAGTGAGCTGATGACCGCGTCCGCGCTGGGCACCGCCGTGGCAACGGTCGTCGCCGGAGCGCTGGCGCACTACCTCACGTGGCGGCTGGTGTTCGCGCTACCCGGCGTCCTCGCCGCCTACCTGACGGTGGCCCTGCGCCGTCTGCCCGAGCCCGAGCGGGCTCCCTCCGGATCACTGCTGGCGCCCTTCCGCGTGGTCCTGTCCTCACGGTGGCAGTGGTACGTCATGGCGGTGGCGATGCTGGAGGGGGCGGTGCTGCTCGGTTTCCTGACCTACCTGGCCCCGGCCCTGGAGGCGCGTGGAGTTCCCACCACCCTGGCCGGCGTGGTCGCGGCCCTGTACGGGGTCGGTTCCATAGCCGCGGCGCAGGTGGTCGAACGGCTCGTCGGACAGTGGTCCCCGGCGGGCCTGATCGTGGCCGGTGGGGTGCAGATGGCTCTGGCGTACCTGCTCGCCGGCTACAACCAGTCCACCGGGGCGCTCGTCGTGGTCGCCCTGCTCCTCGGGGGCGGCTGGTCCTTCATGCACTCCACGATCCAGTCGTGGGCGACGGCCCTGTCCCCGGCGGCCCGTGCAACGGGCGTGACCACGTTCGGTGTTGCCCTGTACGTGGGCAGCGCCGTGGCCAGCGGGCTGGCGGCCTCCACCGCTCAGGCGCATGACTACCGGCCCCTGTTCTGGCTGGCGGCGCTCCTGACCGTGCCCCTGACGATGGCCGCGGCGGTGGGCCGAGCACGCTGGAAGCAGAGGGCTGACGGGTCAAGGCCCGGGCGGGCATAG
- a CDS encoding amino acid permease, whose product MSEQHLKDETRPSPRHVDAGDAGYSKSLKSRHVNMIAIGGAIGTGLFLGAGGRLADAGPSLFIAYAVCGIFAFLVVRALGELVLYRPSSGAFVSYAREFMGEKGAYTAGWMYFLNWATTGIADITAVATYTHYWGMFSDIPQWVIALIALAVVLTVNLISVKIFGELEFWFAIVKVSALVIFMCIGIFLLVTRHPVDGSTPGPSLITDNGGVFPNGLLPMLLIIQGVVFAYASVELVGVAAGETENPEKIMPRAINSIMWRVGLFYVGSVVLLSMLLPWNKYTSGESPFVTVLSNVGIPAAGWVMNLVVLTAAMSSLNSGLYSTGRILRSMAMSGSAPKFTSVMSRSQVPYGGILLTSGICVLGVALNFVVPADAFEIVLNFAAIGILSTWGMIMVCHLLFWRKTQKGELTRPGYRLPGSPWTELVTLVFLVSVLALMYADGGAGRTTVLCLPLIVAALVAGWYAVRRSLARTSSKADA is encoded by the coding sequence GTGAGCGAACAGCACCTCAAAGACGAGACGCGCCCCTCGCCCCGTCACGTCGACGCCGGAGACGCCGGCTACAGCAAGTCGCTGAAGTCCCGGCACGTCAACATGATCGCCATCGGCGGCGCCATCGGCACCGGCCTCTTCCTCGGCGCGGGCGGCCGGCTCGCCGACGCCGGCCCCTCCCTCTTCATCGCCTACGCGGTCTGCGGGATCTTCGCCTTCCTGGTCGTGCGCGCCCTCGGCGAGCTCGTCCTCTACCGTCCGTCCTCCGGCGCCTTCGTGTCCTACGCCCGAGAGTTCATGGGCGAGAAGGGCGCGTACACGGCCGGCTGGATGTACTTCCTGAACTGGGCCACCACCGGCATCGCCGACATCACGGCGGTGGCCACGTACACCCACTACTGGGGCATGTTCTCCGACATCCCGCAGTGGGTGATCGCCCTGATCGCCCTGGCCGTGGTCCTCACCGTGAACCTCATCTCGGTGAAGATCTTCGGCGAACTGGAGTTCTGGTTCGCCATCGTCAAGGTCAGCGCACTGGTGATCTTCATGTGCATCGGGATTTTCCTGCTGGTCACCCGGCACCCGGTGGACGGCTCCACTCCCGGCCCGTCCCTGATCACCGACAACGGCGGCGTCTTCCCCAACGGTCTGCTGCCCATGCTGCTGATCATCCAGGGCGTCGTCTTCGCCTACGCCTCCGTCGAGCTGGTCGGCGTCGCCGCCGGCGAGACCGAGAACCCCGAGAAGATCATGCCCAGGGCGATCAACTCGATCATGTGGCGCGTGGGCCTGTTCTACGTCGGCTCGGTGGTCCTGCTGTCGATGCTGCTGCCGTGGAACAAGTACACGTCCGGCGAGAGCCCCTTCGTGACGGTCCTGTCCAACGTCGGCATCCCGGCGGCGGGCTGGGTCATGAACCTCGTCGTCCTCACGGCGGCCATGTCCTCGCTCAACTCCGGCCTGTACTCCACCGGCCGCATCCTGCGCTCCATGGCGATGTCCGGCTCGGCCCCGAAGTTCACCTCGGTGATGAGCCGCAGCCAGGTCCCGTACGGCGGAATCCTGCTCACCAGCGGTATCTGTGTCCTCGGCGTCGCCCTGAACTTCGTCGTCCCGGCGGACGCCTTCGAGATCGTCCTGAACTTCGCGGCGATCGGCATCCTCTCCACCTGGGGCATGATCATGGTCTGTCACCTCCTCTTCTGGCGGAAGACCCAGAAGGGCGAGCTGACCCGTCCGGGCTACCGACTCCCGGGCTCCCCCTGGACCGAACTGGTGACGCTGGTCTTCCTCGTCTCGGTCCTGGCCCTCATGTACGCCGACGGCGGCGCCGGACGCACCACCGTGCTGTGCCTGCCGCTGATCGTCGCCGCGCTCGTGGCGGGTTGGTACGCCGTCCGCCGCAGCCTCGCGCGCACCTCGTCCAAGGCCGACGCGTGA
- a CDS encoding winged helix-turn-helix domain-containing protein, whose protein sequence is MDLGDGDQSLLSALARDGRTSRPELAATTNWSDSAVRHPIATLRRTGALNCLVDVPSAALRFRAEARIWMTVQPSQAPWWQRRCRSTPKPHWWS, encoded by the coding sequence GTGGACCTGGGTGACGGCGACCAGTCCCTGCTCAGCGCCCTGGCCCGGGACGGGCGGACGAGCCGCCCGGAACTCGCCGCCACCACCAACTGGTCGGACTCCGCCGTCCGGCACCCTATCGCCACCCTGCGCCGCACCGGGGCCCTGAACTGCCTCGTGGACGTCCCCTCGGCCGCCCTGCGCTTCCGCGCCGAGGCCCGGATCTGGATGACCGTCCAGCCTTCCCAGGCGCCATGGTGGCAGCGGCGTTGCCGAAGCACCCCGAAGCCTCACTGGTGGTCATGA
- a CDS encoding GNAT family N-acetyltransferase: MDAFWPLRTDRLHLRLFTPDDIEAMYAYQSLSEVARYLYRPPRTRQDCADAIARVSTATAWAHDGDTLTLAVCRNDSRHVIGEILLKLADARARQVEIGWVFHPAHSGRGYATEAARAAAVAAFGPLRAHRLFARLDTRNGASVRLCERLGMRREAHLVENDLDATGWGSEYIYAALSHELAR, translated from the coding sequence GTGGACGCCTTCTGGCCCCTCCGCACTGATCGCCTCCACCTGAGACTGTTCACCCCCGACGACATCGAAGCCATGTACGCCTACCAAAGCCTCTCCGAGGTTGCGCGTTACCTGTACCGCCCACCGCGCACTCGCCAGGACTGCGCGGATGCCATCGCCAGGGTCTCGACGGCCACCGCCTGGGCGCACGACGGCGACACCCTCACCCTGGCCGTCTGCCGCAACGACTCCCGGCACGTCATCGGCGAGATCCTCCTTAAACTCGCTGACGCCCGGGCCCGTCAAGTGGAGATCGGCTGGGTCTTCCACCCCGCCCACAGCGGCCGGGGCTACGCCACCGAGGCGGCCCGGGCAGCGGCGGTGGCAGCCTTCGGCCCACTGCGCGCGCATCGCCTCTTCGCCCGCCTGGACACGCGTAACGGCGCCTCCGTCCGGCTGTGTGAACGGCTGGGAATGCGCCGGGAAGCACACCTGGTCGAGAACGACCTCGACGCAACGGGCTGGGGCAGTGAATACATCTACGCCGCCTTGTCCCACGAACTCGCTCGATGA
- a CDS encoding MarR family winged helix-turn-helix transcriptional regulator encodes MAVDHRSRDVAAMLQPLLSSLVDAELPVLAAHDLSMWGYAVLGALSDGPVRTQAALCEAIGADKTRIITTLDKLQAAGLISRLPDPADRRVRLLAITKEGREVHHSVRAAIRAGEDRVLATLTPADRRAFLSALNALADSIDAQRRG; translated from the coding sequence ATGGCCGTCGACCACAGGAGTCGCGATGTCGCCGCGATGCTCCAGCCGCTGCTCAGTTCCCTGGTCGATGCGGAACTGCCGGTACTCGCCGCTCACGACCTGTCCATGTGGGGATACGCCGTGCTCGGCGCCCTGAGCGACGGCCCGGTACGCACACAGGCGGCACTGTGTGAAGCCATCGGTGCGGACAAGACGCGCATCATCACCACCCTCGACAAGCTCCAGGCGGCCGGGCTCATCTCCCGGTTGCCGGACCCGGCCGATCGCCGTGTCCGCCTCCTGGCGATCACCAAGGAAGGGCGCGAAGTCCACCACTCGGTGCGCGCCGCCATCCGTGCAGGCGAGGACCGCGTCCTCGCCACACTCACGCCAGCCGACCGCCGCGCCTTCCTGAGCGCGCTGAACGCCTTGGCCGACTCGATAGACGCCCAACGCCGTGGATGA
- a CDS encoding VOC family protein → MTDEPAVRELRLVVTAADYDAALHFYRDVLGLPERGAFASPDGRVTILDAGRATLELTDPNHAAFIDDVEVGRRVAGHIRVAFQVDDSVATTSKLAAAGAQVVAEPTRTPWNSLNSRLEAPGALQLTLFTELDD, encoded by the coding sequence ATGACCGACGAACCCGCTGTGCGTGAACTCCGCTTGGTGGTCACGGCGGCAGACTATGATGCGGCGCTGCACTTCTACCGTGACGTCCTTGGCCTGCCGGAGCGCGGCGCGTTCGCCTCTCCAGACGGCCGGGTCACCATTCTTGACGCCGGCCGAGCCACCTTGGAACTGACAGATCCAAACCACGCTGCCTTCATCGACGACGTCGAGGTCGGTCGGCGGGTAGCCGGCCACATTCGCGTTGCCTTCCAGGTCGACGACTCCGTCGCCACAACGTCGAAACTGGCCGCGGCCGGAGCCCAGGTGGTCGCCGAGCCGACACGCACCCCCTGGAACTCGCTCAACTCGCGGCTTGAGGCACCGGGCGCTCTTCAGCTGACTCTCTTCACCGAGCTCGACGATTAG